From Diadema setosum chromosome 5, eeDiaSeto1, whole genome shotgun sequence, the proteins below share one genomic window:
- the LOC140228549 gene encoding uncharacterized protein, whose translation MSDLRQMRVAELREKCDELGLSHDGLSKAELIEMLQPHVNSAGAGSETGSSNAPQTEGNVELEMMRLRVESERMQHELRLAEIQAETRRVELEKEENIEKARIQLEREVRLAQNAAQRQGPATHHRPDNLKELLPRLKEGDDVDAFLRTFEKVAKLHGWEKELWAGRLAPLLTGKAREAYSRLDDDVCGNYDVIKKAILLKYELTPDAYRQKFRRMNKRGDESYVEYGTRMRDAFDRWGEGVGAKGNMRKLEDMILQENMLDHVPPDLKLWLLDNHAADFGQLISLADEYTTTRRSLNHTSKGPRTDRGNSNNLPSGQAGKEKPKGQVQNSQNNRKDREAVKCYKCGKPGHIAPNCPNKQGGGPSDKGSGVAKGYLCRADQVDPKHKPYMSEADVNGKKIQLLRDTGATQTLVRPEHVHANAYTGQNVRIGGVTGNEVDVPLALIHLVSEPYSISGYVVVGVIDTLSVDMILGNELLNDRLQELQLQDPVMVVTRGQQAKLAEQQTGKNEGGRPQNDKDVGSDRCATPSLLMLSKSELGKDQREDGTLKLVREKALPSDTDAGDECYFYWEGGILFRHWRKKGATQGQEFRQVVVPKQYRRELLGMAHDNLMAGHLGVEKTKDRILRNYYWPGLFRDVSEYIRTCEPCQKTSSKRGGKVPMVQVPIIGEPFQRIALDIVGPLPKSKKGNMYILVICDYSTRYPEAIPLRSTNADKIADELIKLFSRVGVPQEILTDQGSNFMSKLMVQVCESLGIRKIRTSPYHPQSNGLVERFNSTLKGMLKPYMDEGKCNWDEHLPYVLFAYREVPQESTGFSPFELLYGHRVRGPLDVLKETLTGEITEGEGILSYVMNMRTRLAENLELAHKNLSAAQTRQKLWYDKGARARTLEVGDEVLVLLPTSSSKLLAKWQGPYKVVQKVSDVDYVVQVGERKRHQVFHINMLKKWNARQGVVMYTQPRIVEEETDPSIPVAPLISPGADSESEVEISKRLSKEQANDVREITSEFRETLSSIPGRTNILQHEVETTSERPVRQRAYRLPHSVKETVKRELDEMLKMGIIQESASPYASPIVLVTKKDQSMRLCVDYRKLNEITVFDSYPIPNIEELIDRLGNAKYVSTLDLTKGYYQVELTEAARKKSAFITPFGLYEFTVMPFGMKGAPATFQRLVDKVLRGAQAYAAAYIDDIVIFSETWEEHVEHLKDVLGRLREAGLTAKPAKCKFGEREVLYLGFVIGGGKVKPEPAKIEAVVSYPRPVTKTDVRAFLGLTGYYRKFIPEYSEIASPLTDLTRKSEPKLVRWNPKCEAAFQTLKSSLTSAPVLRSPNYSAPFIVQVDASDRGIGAVLSQTDEEGVDHPVAFISRKLLPREVNYPIIEKECLAIIWSVEKFHPYLFGQSFVIQTDHNPLSWLKQLKTKNARLMRWSLALQSYPMVVEHRSGRMNGNADALSRI comes from the coding sequence ATGAGTGACTTGCGACAAATGAGGGTGGCCGAGTTGAGGGAGAAGTGTGATGAGTTGGGCTTGTCCCATGACGGGCTTAGTAAGGCAGAATTGATTGAAATGCTACAGCCTCATGTAAATTCAGCAGGGGCGGGGTCTGAGACAGGATCTAGCAATGCTCCCCAAACTGAAGGTAATGTAGAGCTCGAAATGATGCGTCTGCGCGTTGAGAGCGAAAGGATGCAGCATGAACTACGTCTGGCAGAAATTCAGGCTGAGACTAGGCGCGTAGAGTtagagaaggaagaaaatattgaaaaagcTCGTATACAGCTGGAAAGGGAGGTGCGATTAGCGCAAAATGCTGCGCAGAGGCAGGGGCCAGCGACCCATCATAGGCCAGATAATTTGAAAGAATTGCTGCCCAGACTCAAAGAAGGAGATGATGTAGATGCGTTTCTGCGCACTTTTGAAAAAGTTGCGAAACTTCACGGTTGGGAAAAGGAGTTGTGGGCAGGAAGACTAGCACCCCTACTCACAGGGAAAGCACGCGAAGCTTATTCTAGACTAGACGATGATGTGTGTGGCAACTACGATGTGATCAAAAAAGCAATTCTGCTTAAATATGAGCTAACGCCAGATGCCTACAGGCAAAAATTTCGGAGAATGAATAAACGCGGGGATGAAAGCTACGTAGAGTATGGAACGAGGATGCGCGATGCATTTGATAGGTGGGGAGAGGGAGTAGGAGCAAAGGGGAACATGAGGAAACTTGAGGACATGATCCTACAAGAAAACATGCTGGATCACGTTCCTCCTGATTTGAAGCTGTGGTTACTCGATAACCATGCAGCTGATTTTGGGCAATTGATTAGTCTAGCCGACGAGTATACCACTACCAGGAGGAGCCTAAACCATACCTCTAAGGGCCCTAGGACTGATAGAGGGAACAGCAATAACCTCCCATCAGGCCAGGCTGGGAAGGAAAAACCAAAGGGGCAAGTTCAAAACTCCCAGAACAATAGAAAGGATCGGGAAGCAGTAAAGTGTTACAAATGTGGTAAGCCAGGCCACATCGCCCCTAACTGCCCTAATAAGCAGGGGGGAGGGCCCTCTGATAAGGGGAGTGGTGTAGCTAAGGGCTACTTATGTCGGGCAGATCAAGTGGACCCTAAACATAAGCCATACATGAGCGAGGCTGATGTGAATGGGAAGAAAATACAGTTGTTACGGGATACGGGTGCGACCCAAACATTAGTGAGGCCAGAACATGTACATGCTAATGCCTACACAGGGCAGAATGTGAGGATAGGGGGTGTGACAGGGAATGAGGTTGATGTCCCATTAGCCCTCATACATCTTGTGAGTGAGCCATACTCCATCTCGGGATATGTTGTGGTAGGAGTAATTGACACTCTCTCCGTAGACATGATACTAGGCAATGAGCTTTTGAATGATAGATTGCAAGAATTGCAACTGCAGGACCCTGTTATGGTTGTCACAAGGGGGCAGCAAGCCAAGCTGGCTGAACAGCAAACAGGGAAGAATGAGGGAGGAAGACCCCAAAATGACAAAGACGTAGGTAGTGATAGGTGTGCTACTCCAAGCCTACTGATGCTCTCAAAATCTGAGCTAGGAAAGGACCAAAGGGAGGATGGGACTCTAAAATTGGTTCGGGAAAAGGCCCTCCCCTCTGACACAGATGCAGGGGACGAGTGCTATTTCTACTGGGAGGGGGGAATCCTCTTCCGGCACTGGAGGAAAAAGGGGGCAACCCAGGGGCAGGAGTTTCGGCAAGTAGTAGTTCCAAAACAGTACCGGCGGGAGCTGCTGGGGATGGCCCATGACAATCTCATGGCGGGGCACCTGGGCGTCGAAAAGACAAAAGATAGGATCCTCCGGAATTACTACTGGCCAGGGCTTTTTAGAGACGTTTCAGAGTATATTCGAACATGTGAGCCCTGCCAGAAGACTAGTAGCAAGAGGGGTGGTAAAGTGCCCATGGTTCAGGTGCCCATCATAGGTGAGCCATTCCAACGAATTGCTCTAGATATAGTGGGGCCCCTGCCCAAATCAAAGAAGGGCAACATGTACATTCTAGTCATTTGTGACTACTCGACGAGGTACCCAGAAGCAATCCCCCTTCGTTCCACCAATGCTGACAAGATTGCTGATGAGCTCATCAAGCTTTTCTCTCGGGTGGGGGTACCACAAGAAATTCTCACCGACCAAGGTTCCAATTTCATGTCAAAACTGATGGTTCAAGTGTGCGAGAGCTTAGGAATCAGGAAGATAAGGAcgagcccctatcacccccaaaGTAACGGGCTAGTAGAACGTTTCAATTCCACACTGAAAGGGATGTTAAAGCCGTACATGGATGAGGGAAAATGCAATTGGGATGAGCATCTTCCTTATGTACTGTTCGCATACCGGGAGGTTCCCCAAGAGTCCACGGGTTTCTCCCCATTTGAACTTCTGTATGGTCATCGTGTGAGGGGGCCCCTAGACGTGTTAAAGGAGACATTGACAGGCGAAATCACTGAGGGAGAGGGAATCCTGTCATATGTAATGAACATGAGGACTAGATTGGCAGAGAACCTAGAGCTAGCACACAAGAATTTGTCGGCAGCGCAGACGCGCCAAAAACTGTGGTATGACAAAGGAGCGCGTGCTCGCACGCTAGAGGTGGGGGATGAGGTGTTGGTTCTTCTCCCAACTTCAAGCAGCAAATTGTTGGCAAAGTGGCAAGGCCCATACAAAGTAGTGCAAAAAGTGAGTGATGTAGACTACGTAGTACAGGTAGGAGAAAGAAAACGACACCAGGTCTTTCACATAAACATGCTGAAGAAGTGGAATGCAAGGCAGGGGGTTGTAATGTACACACAGCCCAGGATAGTAGAGGAGGAAACTGATCCAAGTATACCTGTTGCCCCACTAATTAGTCCAGGCGCAGATAGTGAAAGTGAAGTAGAGATTTCTAAGCGCTTGAGCAAAGAACAGGCCAATGATGTGAGAGAAATCACTTCTGAGTTTAGGGAGACCCTAAGCAGTATCCCCGGTAGGACAAACATCTTGCAACATGAGGTTGAAACTACTTCTGAAAGGCCGGTCCGCCAGCGCGCGTACCGTTTACCTCATAGTGTCAAGGAAACAGTGAAAAGAGAGTTGGATGAGATGTTGAAGATGGGGATAATTCAAGAGTCTGCATCACCATATGCATCCCCAATCGTACTAGTGACGAAAAAGGATCAATCCATGCGACTGTGTGTAGACTACAGAAAGTTGAATGAAATCACGGTCTTTGATAGCTATCCAATACCCAACATCGAGGAACTTATAGACAGGCTAGGCAATGCCAAGTATGTATCCACCCTTGACCTCACAAAAGGGTACTATCAAGTCGAATTGACGGAGGCAGCGCGCAAGAAATCTGCATTCATTACGCCCTTTGGGCTATATGAGTTCACAGTGATGCCTTTTGGAATGAAAGGGGCGCCTGCGACATTCCAACGGCTGGTAGACAAAGTTTTGCGCGGCGCACAGGCCTATGCAGCAGCGTACATTGATGACATAGTCATCTTTAGTGAAACATGGGAGGAGCATGTAGAACACTTGAAGGATGTGCTAGGGAGGTTGAGAGAGGCAGGCTTGACAGCCAAGCCAGCCAAGTGCAAGTTCGGTGAGAGAGAGGTATTGTACCTGGGTTTTGTGATTGGAGGGGGGAAGGTGAAGCCTGAACCTGCGAAGATTGAGGCTGTAGTATCATATCCTAGGCCAGTCACGAAAACAGACGTTAGAGCCTTCCTAGGACTAACAGGATATTATCGGAAATTCATCCCGGAGTACAGTGAAATAGCCTCCCCACTCACTGACCTTACGAGGAAATCAGAGCCTAAATTGGTGAGATGGAACCCAAAATGTGAGGCAGCCTTCCAAACACTCAAAAGTTCACTGACCTCTGCCCCAGTTTTGAGGAGCCCAAACTACTCCGCTCCCTTCATTGTGCAGGTAGATGCTAGTGATAGGGGCATAGGGGCTGTGCTCAGCCAGACAGATGAGGAGGGGGTTGATCACCCGGTCGCATTCATTAGTCGCAAGTTGCTCCCCCGCGAAGTGAACTACCCCATCATTGAGAAAGAGTGCCTAGCCATAATTTGGAGTGTCGAGAAATTTCATCCATATTTGTTTGGGCAGTCATTTGTCATTCAGACAGACCATAACCCCCTGAGCTGGCTAAAACAGCTCAAAACCAAAAATGCTCGACTTATGCGATGGAGCCTGGCACTGCAGTCTTACCCGATGGTGGTGGAACACCGCAGTGGAAGAATGAACGGCAATGCAGATGCATTGTCCCGCATCTAG